DNA sequence from the Candidatus Poribacteria bacterium genome:
CCTTCCGGTAGATGTCGTGTTTCCATCAATACACGGTATGCACGGCGAAGATGGAACGCTTCAAGGTCTACTTGAACTTATGAACCTGCCTTACGTCGGTGCGCGAGTCGTCGGTGCTGCTGTCGGTATGGATAAAATCATGATGAAGGCGATTCTCAGTGAAAATGGACTTCCGATACTTCCGTATTTATGTTGGACCCATCATGATTGGGAAACGCGCCGTGCCGAACTCATTAAAAAGGTGGAAGCCTCGCTTTCTTATCCACTGTTTGTGAAACCTGCAATGAGCGGCTCAAGTATTGGAGTCAGCCATGTTAAGAATCAAGATGAACTTTGCGCTGCTGCGGAAGTGGCGGGGCATTATTCGCGCAGGATTCTCGTCGAGAAAGCGGTCGAGAATCCACTCGAAATCAACTGTGCTGTAATGGGCACAGACGATCCAAGCCCCTCTGTCTGCGAGCAGCCTGTGACACAGGAAACCAACTTTCTCAGTTTTGACGACAAATATATCCATCAAAATGGTGAATCTTCAGGAATGGCAGGTGCAGACAGAAAAATTCCTGCACCCATTTCAGAAAAATTGACGTTACATATACAAAATCTGGCAATACAGACCTTTCAGGTTTTAGATTGCGCGGGTGTCGCACGTATCGACTTTCTCATAGATGCAAACGAGAACGTTTACGTGAATGAAATCAACACCATTCCGGGATCATATAGTTACTACTTGTGGACGCATCAAGGTATTGCGTTTCCACAACTCGTATCAGATCTCATCGATTTAGCACTGACGGTACACGCAGAGAAAAATGCGTTAACCTATACATATACGACGAACCTCCTAAGCCAAGCAGGGGCGAGTTTCGCCAAATTGAAGAAAGGCGACAAGTTAGGAGACACTGTGTAAAATGGTTATCGGTTGTCAGGAGAGCGTGTGGGAGCTGCAATAGTTTTGAATACCATAAATTGCTCTTAACTGACACCTGACACCTGACACCTGACACCTAAAAATGTTTTACCATCTGCTATATGAGAATCTCGTTGAGGTCTTTTCGCCATTCAACATTTTTCGCTATATCAGTATCCGAGCAATTTATGCAACGGCAACATCGCTGATTATCGCGCTTGTTTTGGGACCGTTCATGATAAATCGGCTCAAACAACTGCAGATCGGCGAACACATACGCGAAGAGGGACCCAAAGATTACCAGAGCAAAGCAGGTACCCCAACAATGGGGGGCGTGCTTATTATCGTTTCTGTGCTGATATCGGTAGTGTTCTGGTCGCGTTTGGATCAACCCTATATCTATTTGATGATCCTAACAACCCTCTGGTTCGGTGGACTTGGATTCTTAGATGATTACAGCAAATTGGTAAAACAACAATCCTTAGGACTTCGAGGTTGGCATAAGATTGGACTTCAAACAGTAGGCGCATTAGTGATTGCTGGTTATCTTTACCAGTGGGGACCCGCGCATACGGGAGATATAACAACACGAACATCGCTGGCTCTCCCTTTTTTCAAAGATGTTCACCCAAGCTTAGGGATTCTGTTTATCCCGTTCGCAACGTTGGTCATCGTTGGGACCTCTAACGCCGTCAATCTCACAGATGGCATGGATGGCTTAGCAATTGGATGTACCCTGTTTGTTGCGGGGACCTTAGGTATAGTCGGGTACATGACAAGCCACAGTGAGATCGCAGCGTACCTGAACATCTTTCATCTACCAGTAGGGGGAGAAGTTACAACTGTTTTCTGTGCAGCGTTAGTCGGGGCAGGTTTGGGATTTTTATGGTATAATGGGCATCCTGCCCAAGTCTTTATGGGAGATACTGGATCGCTGGCACTCGGTGCCACACTTGGAACGGTGGCAGTGCTTATAAAGCAAGAATTTCTACTCGTGATAGTCGGTGCTATCTTCGTCGCTGAAGCCTTATCGGTTATTATCCAAGTCTGGTCATTCCGTACATTTGGTAAACGTGTGTTCAAGATGTCTCCT
Encoded proteins:
- a CDS encoding D-alanine--D-alanine ligase; protein product: MSKYNVALICGGCTPEHEVSIVTAHQVCLALQDLSGESGGHHVIPIYVTKNGEWLTGDALRDLSTFTDGNLPHPTDFDKVSVEFHPNPQFVVTAKHWLGQNIQKRTVLPVDVVFPSIHGMHGEDGTLQGLLELMNLPYVGARVVGAAVGMDKIMMKAILSENGLPILPYLCWTHHDWETRRAELIKKVEASLSYPLFVKPAMSGSSIGVSHVKNQDELCAAAEVAGHYSRRILVEKAVENPLEINCAVMGTDDPSPSVCEQPVTQETNFLSFDDKYIHQNGESSGMAGADRKIPAPISEKLTLHIQNLAIQTFQVLDCAGVARIDFLIDANENVYVNEINTIPGSYSYYLWTHQGIAFPQLVSDLIDLALTVHAEKNALTYTYTTNLLSQAGASFAKLKKGDKLGDTV
- a CDS encoding phospho-N-acetylmuramoyl-pentapeptide-transferase, which produces MFYHLLYENLVEVFSPFNIFRYISIRAIYATATSLIIALVLGPFMINRLKQLQIGEHIREEGPKDYQSKAGTPTMGGVLIIVSVLISVVFWSRLDQPYIYLMILTTLWFGGLGFLDDYSKLVKQQSLGLRGWHKIGLQTVGALVIAGYLYQWGPAHTGDITTRTSLALPFFKDVHPSLGILFIPFATLVIVGTSNAVNLTDGMDGLAIGCTLFVAGTLGIVGYMTSHSEIAAYLNIFHLPVGGEVTTVFCAALVGAGLGFLWYNGHPAQVFMGDTGSLALGATLGTVAVLIKQEFLLVIVGAIFVAEALSVIIQVWSFRTFGKRVFKMSPIHYHFLLSGWKESKVVIRFWIVGLILVLIALSTLKLR